The Tardiphaga alba genome includes a window with the following:
- a CDS encoding HesA/MoeB/ThiF family protein, giving the protein MLSGEELERYARHIVLREVGGPGQAKLRAAKVLVIGAGGLGAPALMYLAAAGIGTLGVVDDDEVSLSNLQRQIIHATPDVGLLKVDSAAAKIQALNPHVNFIGHGERLTAANAMALIGGYDLVLDGSDNFTTRYLVSDACCLAGKPLISAALGTFDASLTTLRPHERNDKGQLNPTYRCLFPEAPPPGTVPSCQEAGVMGALAGMIGSMMALEAIREIVGFGEGLVGRLLMIDARSMRFETLRYARDPDNPLNGEAPTIVDLSAYR; this is encoded by the coding sequence ATGCTGAGCGGCGAAGAACTCGAGCGTTATGCGCGCCATATCGTGCTGCGCGAGGTCGGAGGTCCCGGCCAGGCGAAGCTCCGCGCGGCAAAGGTGCTGGTGATCGGCGCCGGTGGCCTGGGTGCGCCTGCATTGATGTATCTCGCGGCGGCAGGCATCGGCACGCTCGGCGTGGTCGATGACGACGAGGTGTCGCTGTCGAATCTGCAGCGGCAGATCATTCACGCCACACCGGATGTCGGCTTGCTGAAAGTCGATAGCGCCGCGGCGAAGATCCAGGCGCTCAATCCGCATGTGAATTTCATCGGCCATGGCGAGCGATTGACGGCCGCGAATGCGATGGCGCTGATCGGCGGTTACGATCTGGTGCTCGACGGTTCCGATAACTTCACCACGCGCTATCTCGTCTCGGATGCATGTTGCCTTGCCGGCAAGCCGCTGATCTCTGCTGCGCTCGGCACCTTCGATGCATCGCTGACAACCCTGCGTCCGCATGAGCGCAATGATAAAGGCCAGCTCAATCCGACCTATCGCTGCCTATTCCCGGAAGCGCCCCCGCCCGGCACGGTGCCAAGCTGCCAGGAGGCCGGCGTCATGGGCGCGCTGGCGGGGATGATCGGCTCGATGATGGCGCTGGAGGCGATCCGCGAGATCGTCGGGTTCGGCGAAGGGTTGGTCGGGCGGCTTCTGATGATCGATGCGAGGTCGATGCGGTTCGAGACGCTGCGTTATGCGCGCGATCCCGACAATCCGCTCAATGGCGAGGCGCCGACCATCGTGGATCTGTCGGCATATCGCTGA
- a CDS encoding PilZ domain-containing protein has translation MSVEKFLRQRAVNVVVGGQYTLSNWLDPKGRPRSFACRTSRVSPFRMIVEVPVIGRIGDRIGTYFGDFGKMEGEISDTVSGSFLLELMLTRPQRQKMSDQLTWLEKKQKDPSIKDGRKQARIVPASPHSMLTFADGTVKSCFVIDMSPSGAAVSADMRPEIGTPLAVGACVGRVVRHLDGGFAVKFIEEQARDVLERRVIRPMATPRRRHETTLAQRMDRMEEA, from the coding sequence GTGTCCGTCGAAAAATTCCTCAGGCAGCGCGCCGTCAATGTCGTGGTCGGCGGCCAGTATACGTTGTCGAACTGGCTCGATCCGAAGGGGCGGCCGCGCAGCTTTGCCTGCCGCACCAGCCGCGTGTCGCCGTTTCGCATGATCGTCGAAGTGCCCGTCATCGGCCGTATCGGCGATCGGATCGGCACCTATTTCGGCGATTTCGGAAAGATGGAAGGCGAGATCAGCGACACCGTGTCGGGCAGCTTCCTGCTCGAACTGATGCTGACGCGCCCGCAGCGGCAGAAGATGTCGGATCAACTGACCTGGCTGGAGAAGAAGCAGAAAGACCCCAGCATCAAGGACGGGCGCAAGCAGGCTCGCATCGTGCCGGCTAGCCCGCATTCCATGCTGACCTTCGCCGATGGCACGGTGAAAAGCTGTTTCGTGATCGACATGTCGCCGTCGGGCGCAGCCGTATCCGCCGATATGCGCCCGGAGATCGGCACGCCGCTCGCCGTCGGCGCCTGTGTCGGGCGCGTGGTCCGTCATCTCGATGGCGGCTTTGCCGTGAAGTTTATCGAAGAACAGGCGCGCGACGTGCTGGAGCGCCGCGTGATCCGTCCAATGGCAACTCCTCGCCGACGGCACGAGACGACGCTGGCGCAGCGCATGGACCGGATGGAAGAAGCGTGA
- the ubiB gene encoding 2-polyprenylphenol 6-hydroxylase: MISALSHITRLARAGIVFAREGVFGAVDPALIPPPALLAVKIARLIERKNAQTGPKLSRALTRLGPAYLKLGQFLATRPDVVGVAMARDLENLQDRLPPFSNTEAEHVVAASLERPMAQLYASFSPPVAAASIAQVHRAEIVKDGVRKTVAVKVLRPNVSAQFRRDLGDFFFVARNAEQYSAEARRLRLIEIITVMSRSVAMEMDLRLEAAALSEMAENTKNDPDFRVPEVDWDRTSHNVLTMEWIDGIALNDHKRLAESHVDLPDLGRKVIQSFLRHALRDGFFHADMHPGNLFLGNDGRLVAVDFGIMGRLGLKERRFLAEILLGFITRNYRRVAEVHFEAGYVPAHHSVENFAQAIRAIGEPIHNRTAEEISMARLLTLLLEITGLFDMQTRPELILLQKTMVVVEGVARTFDPKLDIWKVADPVVREWIERNLGPLGKIQGALAGAGELGKAASGLPALATRAMTVLEQLETMTRNGVRLDDETIAAIGRIRAKQTRWRTIGIWVIALTFIGILLTVR, encoded by the coding sequence GTGATCTCTGCTCTCTCGCATATCACGCGCCTCGCCCGCGCCGGCATCGTCTTTGCGCGCGAAGGCGTGTTCGGCGCCGTCGATCCCGCACTGATACCGCCGCCGGCGCTGCTGGCGGTGAAAATCGCGCGGCTGATCGAACGCAAGAATGCGCAGACCGGACCAAAGCTCTCCCGCGCGCTGACGCGCCTGGGGCCGGCTTATTTGAAGCTCGGCCAATTTCTGGCGACACGGCCCGACGTGGTCGGCGTCGCCATGGCGCGCGACCTCGAAAACCTGCAGGACCGCCTGCCGCCCTTCTCCAATACCGAAGCCGAGCATGTGGTGGCGGCTTCGCTGGAACGGCCGATGGCGCAGCTCTATGCGAGCTTCTCGCCACCGGTGGCTGCAGCCTCGATCGCGCAGGTGCATCGCGCGGAGATCGTGAAAGACGGCGTACGCAAGACCGTAGCCGTGAAGGTACTGCGCCCGAATGTGTCCGCGCAATTCCGCCGCGACCTCGGCGATTTCTTCTTCGTCGCGCGCAATGCCGAGCAGTATTCCGCCGAAGCGCGCCGTCTGCGCCTGATCGAAATCATCACCGTGATGTCGCGCTCGGTCGCGATGGAGATGGATTTGCGGCTGGAAGCCGCCGCACTCTCGGAGATGGCGGAGAACACGAAGAACGATCCGGATTTCCGCGTCCCCGAAGTCGACTGGGACCGCACGTCGCACAATGTGCTGACGATGGAGTGGATCGACGGCATCGCGCTGAACGATCACAAGCGCCTGGCGGAATCGCATGTCGATCTGCCCGATCTCGGCCGCAAGGTGATCCAGAGCTTCCTGCGCCACGCGTTGCGCGACGGCTTCTTCCATGCCGACATGCATCCGGGAAACCTGTTTCTCGGTAATGACGGCCGCCTTGTTGCGGTGGATTTCGGCATCATGGGCCGGCTCGGCCTGAAGGAGCGAAGATTTCTGGCCGAGATCCTGCTCGGCTTCATCACCCGCAATTATCGTCGCGTGGCCGAAGTGCATTTCGAGGCCGGCTATGTGCCGGCGCATCACTCGGTGGAGAATTTCGCGCAGGCGATCCGGGCGATCGGCGAGCCGATCCATAACCGCACGGCCGAAGAAATCTCCATGGCCAGGCTGTTGACCTTGCTGCTGGAAATCACCGGCCTGTTCGACATGCAGACGCGACCGGAATTGATCCTGCTGCAGAAGACCATGGTGGTGGTCGAAGGCGTCGCCCGCACTTTCGATCCGAAACTGGATATCTGGAAAGTGGCCGATCCCGTCGTCCGCGAGTGGATCGAGCGCAATCTCGGGCCGCTCGGCAAGATCCAGGGCGCGCTGGCGGGGGCCGGTGAACTCGGTAAGGCAGCCTCCGGATTGCCGGCGCTGGCGACGCGCGCGATGACGGTGCTGGAGCAGCTCGAGACCATGACGCGCAATGGCGTCCGGCTCGACGACGAGACCATTGCCGCCATTGGCCGGATCCGGGCCAAGCAGACCAGGTGGCGAACCATCGGCATCTGGGTGATCGCGCTGACCTTTATCGGGATCCTGCTCACTGTCCGCTGA
- the nusA gene encoding transcription termination factor NusA, with protein MAAISANRLELLQIADAVAREKTIDRSIVISAMEEAIAKAARARYGSETDVHAEIHPKTGQLSLTRHMLVVEDVENASNQISLNDAQRANPGAQVGDTIADTLPPLEYGRIAAQSAKQVIVQKVREAERDRQYQEFKDRIGEIVNGVVKRVEYGSVIVDLGRGEAIVRRDEMLPREVFRNGDRVRAYVFDVRRETRGPQIFLSRTHPQFMAKLFAQEVPEIYDGIVEIKAVARDPGSRAKIGVISRDSSVDPVGACVGMRGSRVQAVVNELQGEKIDIIPWSPDIATFVVNALAPAEVSKVVIDEDRERIEVVVPDTNNQLSLAIGRRGQNVRLASQLTGWDIDILTEQEESERRQADFENATRVFMEALNVDEVVGQLLASEGFTNVEELALVDAKELASIEGFDDETAEELQSRAREYLEQLEAELSGRCKELGVDEAMRDVPGVTLQMMVKFGENDVKTVEDLAGCATDDIVGWTERKEGSEPVKHAGFLDANEMSREDAERMIMEARVVAGWITREDLDKGTEPESEEAEA; from the coding sequence ATGGCCGCTATCAGCGCCAACCGACTTGAACTCTTGCAGATCGCCGACGCCGTTGCCCGCGAGAAAACGATTGATCGCAGCATCGTCATCTCGGCGATGGAAGAGGCGATCGCGAAGGCAGCGCGTGCGCGTTACGGCTCGGAAACCGATGTTCACGCCGAAATCCATCCGAAGACCGGCCAGCTCTCGCTGACCCGCCACATGCTGGTGGTCGAGGATGTCGAGAACGCGTCGAACCAGATCTCGCTCAACGATGCGCAGCGCGCCAATCCGGGCGCCCAGGTCGGCGACACCATCGCCGATACGCTGCCGCCGCTGGAATACGGCCGTATCGCCGCGCAGTCGGCAAAGCAGGTCATCGTGCAGAAGGTGCGCGAAGCCGAGCGTGATCGTCAGTACCAGGAATTCAAGGATCGCATCGGCGAGATCGTCAACGGCGTCGTCAAGCGCGTCGAATACGGTTCGGTGATCGTCGATCTCGGCCGTGGCGAAGCCATTGTCCGCCGCGACGAAATGCTGCCGCGCGAAGTGTTCCGCAACGGCGACCGCGTGCGCGCCTATGTGTTCGACGTGCGCCGCGAGACCCGCGGGCCGCAGATCTTCCTGTCGCGCACCCATCCGCAGTTCATGGCGAAGCTGTTCGCGCAGGAAGTGCCGGAAATCTATGACGGCATCGTCGAGATCAAGGCGGTTGCCCGTGATCCCGGTTCGCGCGCGAAGATCGGCGTGATCTCGCGCGATTCCTCGGTGGATCCGGTCGGCGCCTGCGTCGGTATGCGCGGTTCGCGCGTGCAGGCCGTGGTGAATGAGCTGCAGGGCGAAAAGATCGACATCATCCCGTGGTCGCCGGATATCGCGACCTTCGTGGTCAATGCGCTGGCACCGGCGGAAGTCTCCAAGGTCGTCATCGACGAAGACCGCGAGCGCATCGAAGTCGTGGTGCCGGATACCAACAACCAGCTCTCGCTGGCCATCGGCCGTCGCGGTCAGAACGTGCGTCTGGCGTCGCAGCTCACTGGCTGGGACATCGACATCCTCACCGAGCAGGAAGAATCCGAGCGTCGCCAGGCCGACTTCGAGAACGCCACCCGCGTGTTCATGGAAGCGCTGAATGTCGACGAAGTCGTCGGCCAGCTGCTGGCGTCGGAAGGCTTTACGAATGTCGAAGAACTCGCACTGGTCGATGCCAAGGAACTGGCCAGCATCGAAGGCTTCGATGACGAGACTGCCGAAGAACTGCAGAGCCGTGCGCGCGAATATCTCGAGCAGCTCGAGGCCGAACTGAGCGGCCGCTGCAAGGAGCTCGGCGTTGACGAAGCCATGCGCGACGTCCCCGGCGTGACCCTGCAGATGATGGTCAAGTTCGGCGAAAACGACGTCAAGACCGTCGAGGACCTCGCGGGCTGCGCCACCGACGACATCGTCGGCTGGACCGAGCGCAAGGAAGGCTCCGAGCCGGTCAAGCATGCCGGTTTCCTCGATGCCAACGAGATGTCGCGTGAAGATGCCGAGCGCATGATCATGGAAGCGCGCGTCGTCGCCGGCTGGATCACCCGCGAAGATCTCGACAAGGGCACCGAGCCTGAGTCCGAAGAAGCCGAAGCGTAA
- a CDS encoding serine protease — protein MRSMLSATAMIMLASAAYAQTPAPTPAKPKPVATVPVRPAMQTPADTAKDMTQTERLTIQSDLAWSGHYNGAINGEVSERMVNAIKAFQKDNGGKQTGVLNPQERGVLAATAKKPRDNVGWKIVTDMVTGAKLGIPGKLVPQQISDANGSKWQSSTGTIQILLTRRKEEAPSTAKLAEAERKQPGRKLDYSAVKPDFFVLSGLQNQKKFYIRGQLKGDEVRMLTILYDQATEGTMEPVVIAMSSAFDAFPAGVQAMGPPPRKKVEYASGIVVSADGAIVTDRQAVDGCLSITVAGHGNADKVAEDKARDLALLRIYGARDLKPLALGTGTAKPDLTLVGIADPQNQAGGSAVSTVRAATAQGAGSETTLSPAPGIGFAGAAAIDGDGAFAGVTQLKPVVVAGPTPAATQAVLASADAVRNFVKANGVATEAGKTSDAKASMVRLICVRK, from the coding sequence ATGAGATCGATGCTGTCGGCAACCGCGATGATCATGTTGGCGTCCGCGGCCTATGCGCAAACACCCGCCCCTACGCCCGCGAAGCCGAAGCCTGTCGCCACCGTGCCGGTGCGCCCGGCCATGCAGACGCCCGCCGACACGGCCAAGGACATGACCCAGACCGAGCGTCTGACCATCCAGTCGGACCTCGCATGGAGTGGGCACTATAATGGCGCCATCAATGGCGAAGTTTCCGAGCGCATGGTCAATGCCATCAAGGCTTTCCAGAAAGACAATGGCGGCAAGCAGACCGGCGTGCTGAATCCGCAAGAGCGCGGCGTGCTCGCCGCCACGGCTAAGAAGCCGCGCGACAATGTCGGTTGGAAGATCGTCACCGATATGGTGACGGGCGCGAAGCTCGGCATTCCCGGCAAACTGGTGCCGCAGCAGATCTCCGATGCCAACGGAAGCAAGTGGCAGTCTTCCACCGGCACGATCCAGATCCTGCTCACGCGCCGCAAGGAAGAGGCGCCTTCCACCGCCAAGCTTGCGGAGGCCGAGCGCAAACAACCCGGCCGCAAGCTCGACTACAGCGCGGTGAAGCCGGATTTCTTCGTGCTGTCCGGGCTGCAGAACCAGAAGAAGTTCTATATCCGCGGCCAGCTCAAGGGCGATGAAGTCCGCATGCTCACCATCCTCTACGATCAGGCGACCGAAGGCACCATGGAGCCGGTGGTAATCGCCATGTCCTCGGCCTTCGATGCATTTCCCGCTGGCGTACAAGCCATGGGCCCGCCGCCGCGTAAAAAGGTCGAATATGCATCCGGCATCGTGGTGAGCGCCGATGGCGCCATTGTCACCGATCGTCAGGCCGTGGATGGCTGTCTCTCCATCACCGTGGCCGGCCATGGCAATGCCGACAAGGTCGCAGAGGACAAGGCACGCGACCTCGCATTGCTGCGCATCTACGGCGCCCGCGACCTGAAGCCGCTCGCGCTCGGGACGGGTACGGCGAAGCCTGATCTCACACTCGTCGGGATCGCCGATCCGCAGAACCAGGCCGGGGGATCGGCAGTCAGCACCGTCAGAGCAGCGACCGCACAGGGCGCTGGTAGCGAGACGACATTGTCACCCGCGCCCGGCATCGGCTTTGCCGGCGCTGCGGCGATCGATGGCGATGGTGCGTTTGCCGGTGTCACGCAGTTGAAGCCGGTCGTGGTCGCCGGTCCCACACCCGCAGCGACGCAAGCCGTGCTGGCGTCAGCGGATGCGGTGCGCAATTTCGTGAAAGCGAATGGCGTGGCCACGGAAGCCGGCAAGACCAGCGATGCAAAGGCATCGATGGTCCGCCTGATCTGCGTCAGGAAATAG
- a CDS encoding DUF2336 domain-containing protein, giving the protein MAEAKSLIPGLEDIVRNGDPARRGEAVRKIADLFLQGASRFQPSHVDLFDSILTSLVPQTEVEARRTLAERLAELVNAPPQLVSMLVRDDEILIAGPLLRRSPQIDEPTLLDIAKVKGQPHLLAISDRPMLGPRLTDVIIRRGDREVIRRVAGNAGAIFSQLGYHGLIRRAGDDGALAVTVGQRDDLSAEQLKHLLAQSVEVVRRRLFDTAAPELRAAINRAMQDISGAPQHLGLTRDFASAQRTVRKLQQSAELNEGALLRFARAHQYEETAAALAAMSGVRIATIDQLLKGDRDDPMLILGKSIGISWATVRALIALRVGPGRSPAPHDVEEARQNFSRLVPATAQRVLTFWQTREPTSAIPS; this is encoded by the coding sequence ATGGCAGAGGCCAAATCCCTCATCCCGGGGCTTGAGGACATCGTCCGTAACGGCGATCCCGCTCGCCGCGGCGAGGCAGTCCGGAAGATCGCCGACCTGTTCCTGCAGGGCGCATCCCGGTTCCAGCCGTCCCATGTGGACCTGTTCGACAGCATCCTCACCAGCCTTGTCCCGCAGACCGAGGTTGAAGCGCGCCGCACGCTGGCCGAAAGGCTGGCCGAGCTCGTGAACGCGCCGCCGCAGCTGGTCTCCATGCTGGTGCGCGACGACGAAATCCTGATTGCCGGCCCCCTGCTCCGCCGCTCGCCGCAGATCGATGAGCCTACCCTCCTCGATATCGCGAAGGTGAAGGGTCAGCCGCATTTGCTGGCGATCTCCGACCGGCCGATGCTGGGCCCGCGCCTGACCGATGTCATTATCCGCCGCGGCGATCGCGAGGTGATCCGGCGCGTGGCCGGGAATGCCGGCGCTATCTTCTCGCAGCTCGGCTATCACGGCTTGATCCGCCGCGCCGGCGACGACGGTGCGCTTGCCGTCACTGTCGGCCAGCGCGACGACCTGTCGGCCGAGCAGCTCAAGCACCTGCTCGCCCAATCGGTCGAAGTCGTCCGGCGCAGGCTGTTCGACACCGCGGCCCCGGAACTGCGCGCGGCCATCAACCGCGCCATGCAGGACATTTCGGGCGCCCCGCAACATCTTGGTTTGACGCGCGATTTTGCCAGCGCCCAGCGCACCGTGCGCAAGCTGCAGCAAAGCGCCGAACTCAATGAGGGCGCCTTGCTGCGCTTCGCCCGTGCGCATCAGTATGAGGAAACAGCCGCGGCCCTGGCAGCCATGTCCGGCGTGCGGATCGCGACCATCGACCAGCTGCTAAAGGGCGACCGCGACGACCCCATGCTGATCCTCGGCAAATCAATCGGGATTTCCTGGGCCACCGTGCGCGCCCTGATCGCCCTGCGCGTCGGACCCGGCCGTTCGCCGGCCCCACATGATGTCGAGGAAGCGCGGCAAAACTTCTCGCGGCTGGTTCCGGCCACTGCGCAGCGGGTGCTGACCTTCTGGCAGACCCGCGAGCCAACCTCAGCGATCCCGAGTTAG
- a CDS encoding class I SAM-dependent methyltransferase, protein MLRRYAPCNDAKKDWCNDRHLLPSVRFNDGAAYERMMGVWSRLAGEQFLDWLAPKQNLAWVDVGCGNGAFTELIVQRCAPHAVDGVDPSDGQLDYARKRPGTAMAAYYQGDAMALPFGDDAFDAAVMALVIFFVPEPPRGVAEMARVVKPGGQVAAYAWDMDGGGFPLQPVLRELRAMGSVPQPPPHPDASRTENLVALWQGAGLVDIETRRIDVTRRFESFEDFWAASTSGSTVKPAVAAMTPEVLAELQRRVRAHVTMRPDGTVSYDAFANAIKGRAPG, encoded by the coding sequence TTGCTTCGTCGCTACGCGCCTTGCAATGACGCCAAGAAGGATTGGTGCAATGACCGACATCTCCTCCCCTCCGTCCGCTTCAACGATGGCGCTGCCTATGAGCGCATGATGGGTGTGTGGAGCCGGCTTGCCGGCGAGCAGTTTCTCGACTGGCTTGCGCCGAAACAAAATCTCGCCTGGGTCGATGTCGGCTGCGGGAATGGCGCGTTCACCGAGTTGATCGTGCAGCGTTGTGCGCCTCATGCGGTCGATGGCGTCGATCCGTCCGACGGCCAGCTCGATTACGCGCGCAAGCGGCCGGGCACGGCGATGGCCGCCTATTATCAGGGCGATGCGATGGCCTTGCCATTCGGTGATGACGCCTTCGATGCGGCCGTGATGGCACTGGTGATCTTCTTCGTGCCGGAGCCGCCGCGCGGCGTTGCCGAGATGGCGCGCGTCGTGAAACCGGGCGGTCAGGTCGCCGCCTATGCGTGGGATATGGATGGCGGTGGTTTCCCGCTGCAGCCTGTGTTGCGCGAATTGCGGGCCATGGGCTCTGTGCCGCAACCGCCGCCCCATCCGGATGCGTCGCGGACCGAGAACCTCGTTGCGTTGTGGCAGGGCGCCGGTCTCGTCGATATCGAGACGCGCCGCATCGACGTCACCCGTCGCTTCGAGAGCTTTGAGGATTTCTGGGCGGCATCTACGTCCGGCTCCACCGTCAAGCCGGCGGTGGCTGCGATGACACCAGAGGTGCTTGCTGAATTGCAGCGCCGCGTGCGCGCGCACGTGACGATGCGGCCGGACGGGACTGTCAGCTATGACGCTTTCGCCAATGCCATCAAAGGGCGGGCACCGGGCTGA
- the rimP gene encoding ribosome maturation factor RimP, with amino-acid sequence MTDPIEPTMDDAELLAEPRLVVEPGAGARVAAIAAPVLEGMGYRLVRIKISAEAGCTVQIMAERPDGSMHVEDCEAISNALSPVLDIEDPIQRAYRLEISSPGIDRPLVRRSDFLRFQTHLVKVDMAVAVGGRKRFRGWIAGVEGGEVLIDREGARDGEDPITRLPMEDIGSANLVLTDELVAESMRRGKHAEQDLKRELGIEAPAAPHAKRSDPKKSFAPKPKGKAAKTAKKPLPKNTKAHRLAKNAGRGDIDSPEGD; translated from the coding sequence ATGACTGACCCGATCGAACCCACCATGGATGATGCCGAGCTGCTCGCAGAGCCGCGTCTGGTCGTCGAGCCGGGTGCCGGCGCGCGCGTGGCGGCCATCGCGGCCCCGGTGCTCGAAGGCATGGGCTATCGGCTGGTGCGCATCAAGATTTCCGCCGAAGCCGGCTGCACCGTGCAGATCATGGCAGAGCGGCCCGATGGCTCGATGCATGTCGAGGATTGTGAAGCGATTTCGAATGCGCTGTCGCCGGTGCTCGATATTGAGGATCCGATCCAGCGCGCCTATCGGCTCGAGATTTCATCGCCGGGCATCGATCGCCCGCTGGTGCGCCGTTCGGACTTCCTGCGCTTCCAGACGCATCTCGTGAAGGTCGACATGGCGGTGGCCGTCGGTGGCCGCAAGCGGTTTCGCGGTTGGATCGCCGGCGTCGAGGGCGGTGAAGTCCTGATCGACCGCGAAGGCGCGCGCGACGGCGAAGATCCGATCACGCGCCTGCCGATGGAAGATATCGGCAGCGCCAATCTGGTGCTGACCGACGAGCTGGTCGCCGAGTCCATGCGCCGGGGCAAGCATGCCGAACAGGATCTCAAGCGCGAGCTTGGTATCGAGGCGCCGGCGGCGCCGCACGCCAAGCGCAGCGATCCGAAGAAGAGTTTTGCGCCGAAGCCCAAGGGCAAGGCTGCGAAGACCGCCAAGAAGCCGCTGCCGAAGAACACCAAGGCCCACCGCCTGGCCAAGAATGCTGGCCGCGGCGACATCGATTCCCCCGAAGGAGACTGA
- the ubiE gene encoding bifunctional demethylmenaquinone methyltransferase/2-methoxy-6-polyprenyl-1,4-benzoquinol methylase UbiE: MDQPGDTTHFGFRDVPVGEKQTLVNEVFHSVAQRYDLMNDLMSGGMHRVWKDVMINTLNPPRSDAPFALLDVAGGTGDISFRAAKASGLGFAATVCDINTGMLEVGRERAIKQHLEHQVSFIEGNAEELPFEDKSFDAYTIAFGIRNVPRIDRALKEAYRVLKPGSRFLCLEFSTVDVPGLDKIYDLFSFKVIPPMGKAVTGDSESYQYLVESIRKFPRPPVFTDMIRDAGFNRVKYDMLSGGIVALHSGWRL; encoded by the coding sequence ATGGATCAGCCGGGCGACACCACGCATTTCGGCTTCCGGGACGTTCCCGTCGGCGAGAAGCAGACGCTGGTGAATGAGGTGTTTCACAGCGTGGCCCAGCGCTACGACCTGATGAACGACCTGATGTCCGGCGGCATGCATCGCGTCTGGAAAGACGTGATGATCAACACGCTGAACCCGCCGCGCTCGGACGCGCCCTTCGCGCTGCTCGACGTCGCCGGCGGTACCGGCGACATCTCGTTCCGCGCTGCCAAGGCCTCGGGCCTCGGCTTCGCGGCCACGGTCTGCGACATCAATACGGGGATGCTCGAGGTCGGCCGCGAGCGCGCCATCAAGCAGCATCTGGAACATCAGGTCTCGTTCATCGAGGGCAATGCCGAGGAGCTGCCATTCGAAGACAAGAGCTTCGACGCTTATACGATCGCCTTCGGCATCCGCAACGTGCCGCGCATCGACCGCGCGCTGAAAGAGGCCTATCGCGTGCTGAAGCCCGGCAGCCGCTTCCTCTGCCTCGAATTCTCGACGGTGGACGTGCCCGGCCTCGACAAGATCTATGACCTGTTCTCGTTCAAGGTGATCCCACCGATGGGCAAGGCGGTCACCGGCGACTCCGAATCCTACCAGTATCTGGTCGAATCCATCCGCAAGTTTCCGCGGCCTCCCGTCTTCACCGACATGATCCGCGATGCCGGATTCAACAGGGTGAAATACGACATGCTCTCCGGCGGCATCGTCGCGCTGCATTCGGGCTGGCGTTTGTGA
- the mutM gene encoding bifunctional DNA-formamidopyrimidine glycosylase/DNA-(apurinic or apyrimidinic site) lyase: MPELPEVETVRRGLQPAMEGARIDRLELRRGDLRFPFQPDFAARLQGRVVTSLGRRAKYLLADLDSGDVLLMHLGMSGSFRVVSDGTNEMPGAFHHPRSDERAHDHVVFHMSSGPSVIYNDPRRFGFMKIFARSEAEQEPFIKDIGPEPLGNEFDAAMLAEACRNKKTSLKAALLDQTVVAGLGNIYVCEALFRSHLSPRRLAATLSTKKGEPTERATHLVDAIHDVLNLAIKAGGSSLRDHRQTSGELGYFQHSFQVYDREGEPCKTDGCSGIVKRFVQNGRSTFWCPKCQK, translated from the coding sequence ATGCCCGAGCTCCCCGAAGTCGAAACCGTCCGACGCGGCCTGCAGCCGGCCATGGAGGGCGCCAGAATTGACCGTCTCGAACTCCGTCGTGGGGACCTCAGGTTTCCGTTTCAGCCCGATTTTGCCGCGCGGTTGCAGGGGCGGGTGGTCACCAGCCTTGGTCGCCGGGCCAAATATCTGCTTGCCGATCTCGATTCCGGCGATGTCCTGCTGATGCATCTCGGCATGTCCGGCTCGTTCCGCGTTGTCTCCGACGGGACGAATGAGATGCCGGGCGCCTTCCATCATCCGCGCAGCGACGAGCGCGCCCATGATCATGTGGTCTTCCACATGTCGTCGGGGCCCTCGGTGATCTACAACGATCCCCGCCGCTTCGGTTTCATGAAAATCTTTGCACGTAGCGAGGCGGAGCAGGAGCCGTTCATCAAGGACATCGGCCCGGAGCCGCTCGGCAACGAGTTCGATGCCGCGATGCTGGCGGAGGCCTGCCGCAACAAGAAGACCAGTTTGAAAGCAGCCCTGCTCGACCAGACCGTGGTTGCCGGTCTCGGCAATATCTATGTCTGCGAGGCGCTATTCCGCTCGCATTTGTCGCCGCGCCGTCTGGCTGCGACGCTCTCCACGAAGAAAGGCGAACCGACCGAGCGCGCCACGCATCTGGTCGATGCCATTCACGATGTGCTCAACCTCGCCATCAAGGCCGGCGGCTCATCATTGCGCGACCATCGCCAGACCTCCGGTGAACTCGGCTATTTCCAGCACTCGTTCCAGGTCTATGATCGCGAAGGCGAGCCCTGCAAAACCGATGGCTGCAGCGGCATCGTGAAACGCTTCGTGCAGAACGGGCGATCGACCTTCTGGTGCCCGAAGTGTCAGAAATAA